In a genomic window of Bicyclus anynana chromosome 5, ilBicAnyn1.1, whole genome shotgun sequence:
- the LOC112051790 gene encoding troponin C, isoallergen Bla g 6.0101 has product MDELDQSQIQMLKKAFDTFDREKKGVIGTEMIGTILEMLGQEIDDDTLSEIIKEYDENDTGTLAFKEFCSLAARFMTEEVDAEAMLAELREAFRLYDREGNGYITTDVLKEIFKELDNTLSEEDLEAMITEIDADGSGTVDFDEFLEVMTGE; this is encoded by the exons ATG GATGAACTTGACCAAAGCCAGAttcaaa TGCTAAAGAAAGCTTTCGATACCTTTGACCGTGAAAAGAAGGGTGTCATTGGAACAGAGATGATTGGGACCATTTTAGAAATGTTGGGCCAAGAAATCGATGATGATACGTTATCAGAAATTATTAAGGAATATGATGAAAATG ATACCGGGACGCTGGCGTTCAAAGAGTTTTGCTCGTTAGCTGCCAGGTTCATGACAGAAGAAGTGGATGCTGAAGCAATGCTTGCAGAGCTAAGGGAGGCTTTCCGGTTATATGACAGAGAAg GAAACGGCTATATTACAACGGACGTACTGAAAGAAATCTTCAAAGAATTAGACAACACGCTATCGGAAGAGGATCTGGAAGCCATGATCACGGAAATTGACGCTGACGGATCGGGGACCGTTGACTTTGATG aATTCCTTGAAGTAATGACTGGAGAGTAA